Proteins co-encoded in one Papaver somniferum cultivar HN1 chromosome 5, ASM357369v1, whole genome shotgun sequence genomic window:
- the LOC113278004 gene encoding uncharacterized protein LOC113278004: MNGDEQKEVEIKGVRPRISLSRFFSQNSRNKMDRKHQQQRKATPRLDRTIAKKYTTNDDDDEDSSSLPEEEDYYSILKIYSRDVLPSYYADPTSFRIGGSDGGEIDRICSSLGLSYLEDFAISPSDWKESEVVGDGGSGGGIKGVQRPLLDPPPSVSLPVLDNSGSTWSWTEGTFLGTGPYGTVYENRESEKKKGLQESSMYDVSNDADRAKWLARDLECSIDDGKMLSVNKENYFSDFMS, translated from the exons ATGA ATGGAGACGAACAAAAAGAGGTGGAAATTAAGGGTGTTCGTCCACGTATTTCCTTATCTCGATTTTTTAGTCAAAACTCTAGAAACAAAATGGACCGGAAACATCAGCAGCAGAGAAAAGCAACGCCAAGACTTGATCGAACAATTGCAAAAAAATATACTACTAATGATGACGACGACGAGGATTCTTCTTCCTTACCggaagaagaagattattattCTATTCTAAAAATTTACTCACGTGATGTTCTTCCAAGTTATTATGCAGATCCTACTAGTTTTAGAATCGGAGGTAGTGATGGTGGTGAAATTGATAGGATTTGTTCAAGTTTAGGGCTTTCTTATCTTGAGGATTTTGCAATTTCTCCTAGCGATTGGAAGGAGAGTGAAGTAGTAGGTGATGGAGGAAGCGGAGGTGGAATTAAGGGTGTTCAGCGACCTCTTCTCGATCCTCCGCCATCGGTGTCCCTTCCTGTTCTTGATAATTCAGGATCAACTTG GTCGTGGACGGAAGGCACTTTTCTAGGAACCGGTCCTTACGGAACAGTGTATGA GAATCGAGAAAGTGAAAAGAAGAAAGGACTACAAGAATCGTCAATGTATGATGTTTCCAATGATG CCGATCGAGCGAAGTGGTTGGCGAGGGACCTGGAATGTTCAATTGATGATGGGAAGATGTTGAGTGTCAACAAAGAAAATTACTTCTCAGACTTCATGAGTTAG